In a single window of the Saccharothrix australiensis genome:
- a CDS encoding APC family permease: MAEPTSAPAQPELNRAIGPKLLLFFVVGDILGTGIYALTGNVAGKIGGALWLPFLIAFVVAFLTAFSYLELVGKYPRAAGAALYTNRAFKIQFLTFMVAFAVMSSGITSASSAALAFGKTYLQSVIKEFFSDTFTVSATLVAVLFIAGLAVVNFRGVSESVKANVVLTCIELSGLVIIIAIGVYAIAAGDGDTARLTQVDPAPGQSALVAITSATALAFFAMVGFEDSVNMAEETRDPVRIFPRAMLWGMGIAALIYVLVAVTSSLLIPADELATAGSSALLRVVQVGAPGFPLWVFSLIGLFAVINSALINMLMASRLVYGMSRERIIPKVFGTVHPFRRTPWISIVFTSGVAIILVSTADIAKLGGTTALLLLVVFTIVNVAVLVLRKEKVGHRHFRAPTWVPVLGALTCAYLASPLSGRPADDYLIALYLLGAGLVLWLINRLVHGKVEFDAEKLSK, from the coding sequence ATGGCGGAACCGACGAGCGCACCGGCGCAACCGGAACTGAACCGGGCCATCGGCCCGAAGTTGCTGCTGTTCTTCGTGGTCGGCGACATCCTCGGCACCGGGATCTACGCCCTGACGGGCAACGTGGCCGGCAAGATCGGCGGCGCGCTGTGGCTGCCGTTCCTGATCGCCTTCGTCGTCGCGTTCCTGACGGCGTTCAGCTACCTCGAACTCGTCGGCAAGTACCCGCGGGCGGCCGGCGCGGCCCTGTACACCAACCGCGCGTTCAAGATCCAGTTCCTCACGTTCATGGTCGCGTTCGCGGTGATGAGCTCCGGCATCACCTCCGCCTCGTCGGCCGCGCTCGCGTTCGGCAAGACCTACCTCCAATCCGTCATCAAGGAGTTCTTCTCCGACACGTTCACGGTGTCGGCGACCCTGGTCGCGGTCCTGTTCATCGCCGGGCTCGCGGTGGTCAACTTCCGGGGCGTGTCCGAGTCGGTCAAGGCGAACGTCGTCCTGACCTGCATCGAGCTGTCCGGCCTGGTGATCATCATCGCGATCGGGGTGTACGCGATCGCGGCCGGCGACGGCGACACCGCCCGGCTGACGCAGGTGGACCCGGCGCCCGGCCAGTCGGCCCTGGTCGCCATCACCTCGGCGACGGCGCTGGCGTTCTTCGCGATGGTCGGGTTCGAGGACTCCGTGAACATGGCCGAGGAGACCCGCGACCCGGTGCGGATCTTCCCGCGCGCCATGCTGTGGGGCATGGGCATCGCCGCCCTGATCTACGTGCTCGTGGCGGTCACGTCGTCGCTGCTGATCCCGGCCGACGAGCTGGCGACGGCGGGCAGCTCGGCGCTGCTGCGCGTGGTGCAGGTGGGCGCGCCCGGCTTCCCGCTGTGGGTGTTCTCGCTGATCGGCCTGTTCGCGGTCATCAACTCGGCGCTGATCAACATGCTGATGGCGAGCCGGCTGGTCTACGGCATGTCGCGGGAGCGGATCATCCCGAAGGTGTTCGGGACCGTGCACCCGTTCCGGCGGACGCCGTGGATCTCGATCGTGTTCACCAGCGGGGTGGCGATCATCCTCGTGTCCACCGCCGACATCGCCAAGCTGGGCGGCACGACGGCGTTGCTGCTGCTGGTGGTGTTCACCATCGTCAACGTCGCGGTCCTGGTGCTGCGCAAGGAGAAGGTCGGGCACCGGCACTTCCGCGCGCCCACCTGGGTGCCGGTGCTCGGCGCGCTCACCTGCGCGTACCTGGCGAGCCCGCTGTCCGGCCGGCCCGCCGACGACTACCTGATCGCCCTCTACCTGCTCGGCGCGGGCCTGGTGCTGTGGTTGATCAACCGGTTGGTGCACGGCAAGGTCGAGTTCGACGCCGAGAAGCTGTCGAAGTAG
- a CDS encoding aldose 1-epimerase family protein, translated as MLEIARGAARAVVTADGAGLKSFEVGGVPYVETYDAEPPMGSGAVLVPWPNRTAGGRWVLDGVEQRLAITEPERGNAIHGLVRRVAWTVVEHTGSRVSLEAPVAGAGWPVELTTSVTYALDDHGLTVSHGVRNAGSARTPFGVGAHPYPRAGLSSTDESALSLAATTVLPLDRATMIPSGPAVPVTGEDDFRVARLLADVRLDTPFGGCEPVDGLVRHVLRGPGGAVEVWADPDFRWVQVYTPDDYPGRGRAVAVEPMTCPPDALNSGVDLLWLEPGESWAGRWGLRPLA; from the coding sequence ATGCTGGAGATCGCCCGCGGCGCGGCGCGCGCCGTCGTCACCGCGGACGGCGCGGGGCTGAAGTCGTTCGAGGTCGGCGGCGTGCCCTACGTCGAGACCTACGACGCCGAGCCGCCGATGGGCAGTGGCGCGGTGCTGGTGCCGTGGCCCAACCGCACCGCCGGCGGCCGGTGGGTGCTGGACGGCGTCGAGCAGCGGTTGGCGATCACCGAGCCCGAGCGCGGCAACGCGATCCACGGGCTGGTCCGGCGCGTCGCGTGGACCGTGGTCGAGCACACCGGGTCGCGGGTGTCGCTGGAGGCGCCCGTCGCCGGGGCCGGGTGGCCGGTGGAGCTGACGACCTCCGTCACCTACGCGTTGGACGACCACGGGCTGACCGTGTCCCACGGCGTGCGCAACGCGGGGTCGGCGCGCACGCCGTTCGGGGTCGGCGCGCACCCGTACCCGCGTGCCGGGCTGTCGTCCACCGACGAGTCGGCGCTGTCGCTCGCGGCGACGACCGTGCTCCCGCTGGACCGCGCGACGATGATCCCGTCCGGCCCGGCGGTGCCGGTGACCGGCGAGGACGACTTCCGCGTGGCGCGCCTGCTGGCGGACGTCCGGCTCGACACCCCGTTCGGCGGCTGCGAACCGGTGGACGGGCTGGTGCGGCACGTGCTGCGCGGTCCGGGCGGCGCGGTGGAGGTGTGGGCCGACCCGGACTTCCGGTGGGTGCAGGTCTACACGCCCGACGACTACCCCGGACGCGGTCGGGCGGTCGCGGTCGAGCCGATGACGTGCCCGCCGGACGCGTTGAACTCGGGCGTCGACCTGCTGTGGCTGGAGCCCGGCGAGTCGTGGGCGGGCCGGTGGGGTTTGCGCCCGCTGGCCTAG
- a CDS encoding amidohydrolase, protein MNVAITGGHVVPVAGEPVEGGTVLIRDGRIVAVGADVAVPDDVPVVSAEGAWVLPGFVEAHGHLGVHEEGEGWAGQDTNEMTDPNGARLRALDAINPADTGFADALAGGVTTAVIKPGSGNVIGGRTVAVKCWGRTVDEMLVREPVSVKSALGENPKRVYGEQKKIPSTRQGVAAVIRDAFTRAQDYAERKAAADGPFERDNTLEVLSRVLDGSLPWCQHCHRADDIATALRLAEEFGYRLVVNHGTEGHLVADLLAERGVPVIVGPLFTTRSKVELRSRSLRTPGVLARAGVEIAITTDHPVVPINFLVHQATLAVKEGLDRDVALASITANPARIMGLDDRVGSLRPGLDGDVVIWSGDPLDVMSRALRVFVQGREVYRYADGEGVVTDPFYREP, encoded by the coding sequence ATGAACGTCGCGATCACGGGTGGCCACGTCGTCCCGGTGGCCGGTGAGCCCGTCGAGGGTGGCACGGTCCTGATCAGGGACGGGCGGATCGTCGCGGTCGGCGCGGACGTGGCGGTGCCGGACGACGTGCCGGTCGTGTCCGCCGAGGGCGCGTGGGTCCTGCCCGGATTCGTGGAGGCGCACGGCCACCTCGGCGTCCACGAGGAGGGCGAGGGCTGGGCGGGTCAGGACACCAACGAGATGACCGACCCCAACGGCGCGCGGCTGCGCGCCCTGGACGCCATCAACCCCGCCGACACCGGGTTCGCGGACGCGCTGGCCGGCGGCGTCACCACGGCCGTGATCAAGCCGGGCTCCGGCAACGTGATCGGCGGCCGGACCGTCGCCGTGAAGTGCTGGGGCCGGACGGTGGACGAGATGCTCGTCCGCGAGCCGGTCAGCGTGAAGAGCGCGCTCGGCGAGAACCCCAAGCGGGTCTACGGCGAGCAGAAGAAGATCCCGTCGACGCGCCAGGGCGTCGCGGCGGTGATCCGGGACGCGTTCACCAGGGCGCAGGACTACGCGGAGCGGAAGGCGGCGGCCGACGGCCCGTTCGAGCGGGACAACACGCTGGAGGTGCTGTCGCGCGTGCTGGACGGCTCGCTGCCGTGGTGCCAGCACTGCCACCGCGCCGACGACATCGCGACGGCGCTGCGGCTGGCCGAGGAGTTCGGGTACCGGCTCGTCGTCAACCACGGCACCGAGGGCCACCTCGTCGCGGACCTGCTGGCGGAGCGCGGCGTCCCGGTGATCGTCGGCCCGCTGTTCACCACGCGGTCGAAGGTCGAGCTGCGGTCCCGCTCGCTGCGGACGCCGGGCGTGCTGGCGCGGGCGGGCGTCGAGATCGCGATCACCACCGACCACCCGGTGGTGCCGATCAACTTCCTGGTGCACCAGGCGACCCTGGCCGTGAAGGAGGGGCTGGACCGGGACGTCGCGCTGGCGTCGATCACCGCCAACCCGGCCCGCATCATGGGCCTGGACGACCGGGTCGGCTCGCTGCGCCCCGGCCTGGACGGCGACGTGGTGATCTGGTCCGGCGACCCGCTGGACGTGATGAGCCGCGCGTTGCGGGTGTTCGTGCAGGGGCGCGAGGTCTACCGGTACGCCGACGGCGAGGGCGTCGTGACCGACCCGTTCTACCGGGAGCCCTGA
- a CDS encoding acyl-CoA dehydrogenase family protein: MPAERLLPTTEAEDLLALVREIARDELAPHAAEAEEHGRFPRDAFRLLGKSGLLGLPYPERFGGGEQPYEVYLQALEEVASAWMTVGVGLSVHVMSSYALAAFGTDEQRERLLPEILGGDLLGGYALSESHAGSDAGALSTRAVPTGDRYVVNGTKAWITHAGVADFYTLMARTADTGSKGISCFLAPGRAEGLTAATPERKMGLTGSPTAQLVFDGVEIDRDRRIGEEGDGLRIALSALDSGRLGISACAVGLAQAALDEAVAYAKQRTQFGRAIIDFQGLEFLLADMAAAVESARATYLAAARRRDRGLPFTRQAAISKLVCTDAAMKVTTDAVQVLGGAGYTRDFPVERYLREAKVLQIFEGTNQIQRVVIGRDLRR, translated from the coding sequence ATGCCCGCCGAGCGCCTGCTGCCCACCACCGAAGCCGAGGACCTGCTCGCGCTCGTGCGCGAGATCGCCCGCGACGAACTCGCGCCGCACGCGGCCGAGGCCGAGGAGCACGGGCGCTTCCCGAGGGACGCGTTCCGCCTGCTGGGCAAGAGCGGCCTGCTGGGCCTGCCGTACCCGGAGCGGTTCGGCGGCGGCGAGCAGCCGTACGAGGTGTACCTCCAGGCGCTGGAGGAGGTCGCGTCCGCGTGGATGACCGTCGGCGTCGGCCTCTCGGTGCACGTGATGTCGAGCTACGCCCTGGCGGCGTTCGGCACCGACGAGCAGCGCGAGCGCCTGCTCCCCGAGATCCTGGGCGGCGACCTGCTCGGCGGTTACGCCCTGTCCGAGTCCCACGCCGGGTCCGACGCGGGCGCGCTGTCCACCCGCGCCGTGCCGACTGGCGACCGGTACGTCGTCAACGGCACCAAGGCGTGGATCACGCACGCCGGCGTGGCCGACTTCTACACCCTCATGGCCCGCACGGCGGACACCGGGAGCAAGGGCATCAGCTGCTTCCTCGCGCCCGGCCGCGCCGAGGGCCTGACCGCCGCCACGCCGGAGCGGAAGATGGGCCTCACCGGCTCGCCCACCGCCCAGCTCGTGTTCGACGGCGTCGAGATCGACCGCGACCGCCGCATCGGCGAGGAGGGCGACGGGCTGCGGATCGCGCTGTCCGCTTTGGACTCCGGGCGGCTCGGCATCTCGGCCTGCGCCGTCGGCCTGGCCCAGGCGGCGCTGGACGAGGCGGTGGCGTACGCCAAGCAGCGCACGCAGTTCGGCCGCGCGATCATCGACTTCCAGGGCTTGGAGTTCCTGCTCGCGGACATGGCGGCGGCCGTCGAATCGGCCCGCGCCACCTACTTGGCCGCGGCCCGTCGGCGTGACCGGGGGTTGCCGTTCACCCGTCAGGCGGCCATCTCCAAGCTGGTGTGCACCGACGCCGCCATGAAGGTCACCACGGACGCCGTCCAGGTGCTGGGCGGCGCGGGGTACACGCGGGACTTCCCGGTGGAGCGGTACCTGCGGGAGGCCAAGGTGCTCCAGATATTCGAGGGCACCAACCAGATCCAGCGCGTGGTGATCGGTCGCGACCTGCGCCGCTGA
- a CDS encoding TetR/AcrR family transcriptional regulator gives MTSIAHRPLTPRQVDLLGRLEALVLAEGFAHFTLDDLAARLHCSKSTLYALAASKEQLAVRVVGRYFKGAAERIEQRVAGIKDVRARVGAYLAGAAEELRRASAQFIADVSAFAPTRSTYERNARAAAERIRSFIQEGVRDGVFREVHATLVAEMAGLLIEGIQTGVLTRRAAVSDAEAFTALGELLLDGLRRERSEA, from the coding sequence ATGACCTCGATCGCGCACAGGCCGCTCACGCCCCGGCAGGTCGACCTGCTCGGCAGGCTGGAGGCGCTGGTGCTCGCCGAGGGGTTCGCGCACTTCACCCTGGACGACCTCGCCGCGCGCCTGCACTGCTCGAAGTCGACCCTGTACGCGCTCGCGGCCAGCAAGGAGCAGCTCGCCGTCCGGGTCGTCGGCCGGTACTTCAAGGGCGCGGCCGAGCGCATCGAGCAGCGCGTGGCGGGGATCAAGGACGTGCGCGCCCGCGTCGGCGCGTACCTCGCGGGCGCGGCGGAGGAGCTGCGCCGCGCGTCCGCCCAGTTCATCGCGGACGTGTCGGCCTTCGCGCCGACCCGCTCCACCTACGAGCGCAACGCGCGGGCCGCCGCCGAGCGCATCCGCTCGTTCATCCAGGAGGGCGTGCGGGACGGCGTGTTCCGGGAGGTCCACGCGACCCTCGTCGCCGAGATGGCGGGGCTGCTCATCGAGGGCATCCAGACCGGTGTCCTGACCCGTCGGGCCGCGGTGTCCGACGCCGAGGCGTTCACCGCACTGGGTGAACTCCTGCTCGACGGACTGCGGAGGGAGCGGAGCGAGGCATGA
- a CDS encoding carbohydrate kinase family protein, translated as MIVVAGEALVDLVPTAGGALVPRPGGGPYNVAVAAGRLGAPVAFLSRVSADLFGDRLVERLRAAGVGTDLVQRGPEPTTLAVVGLADDGSARYSFYVEGTADRLVADPGPLPPTVRAVSFGTLSLVLEPGASTYERVLRREAERGALTALDPNVRPDLIRDPAAYRARYASWLPHVGLLKLSVDDARWLAELPPDAPEDAVLDVVRDWRAAGPAAVVLTLGSAGLAVLTGGDEVIRVPPVPVDVVDTIGAGDTVQGALLAWLHDRDALSAEAVRGLDRAEWTRALTRAGEAAALTCSRAGAEPPFGNELGMT; from the coding sequence ATGATCGTCGTCGCGGGAGAGGCGCTGGTCGACCTTGTGCCCACGGCCGGGGGCGCCCTCGTGCCGCGTCCGGGCGGCGGGCCGTACAACGTGGCCGTCGCCGCCGGGCGGCTGGGCGCGCCGGTGGCCTTCCTGTCGCGGGTGTCCGCGGACCTGTTCGGCGACCGCCTCGTGGAGCGGCTGCGCGCCGCGGGCGTCGGCACCGACCTGGTCCAGCGCGGCCCGGAGCCCACCACGCTGGCCGTGGTGGGGCTCGCCGACGACGGGTCCGCGCGGTACTCGTTCTACGTCGAGGGCACGGCCGACCGGCTGGTCGCCGACCCCGGACCGCTGCCGCCGACCGTGCGCGCCGTGTCGTTCGGCACGCTGTCGCTGGTTTTGGAGCCGGGCGCGAGCACGTACGAGCGCGTGCTGCGGCGCGAGGCCGAGCGGGGCGCGCTGACGGCGCTCGACCCGAACGTCCGACCCGACCTGATCCGCGACCCCGCGGCCTACCGCGCGCGGTACGCCTCGTGGCTGCCGCACGTCGGCCTGCTCAAGCTCTCCGTCGACGACGCGCGCTGGCTCGCCGAGCTGCCGCCCGACGCGCCCGAGGACGCGGTGCTCGACGTCGTCCGCGACTGGCGGGCCGCCGGGCCGGCGGCCGTCGTGCTCACCCTCGGTAGCGCCGGGCTGGCCGTGCTCACCGGCGGTGACGAGGTGATACGCGTCCCACCGGTGCCCGTCGACGTGGTCGACACCATCGGCGCGGGCGACACCGTGCAGGGCGCGCTGCTGGCGTGGCTGCACGACCGCGACGCGCTGTCCGCCGAGGCCGTCCGCGGTCTCGACCGTGCCGAGTGGACGCGAGCGCTGACCCGTGCGGGCGAGGCGGCGGCCCTTACCTGCTCGCGTGCCGGAGCGGAACCCCCGTTCGGGAACGAACTGGGGATGACCTAG